A window of Candidatus Nitrospira allomarina genomic DNA:
ATCCAAGCTGGAATCTGCTCGACCGATATTCAGCTACTCAAAGGCTATATGGCCTTTCAAGGTGTCTTGGGGCATGAATTTGTTGGGATAGTCGATGAGGCCCCCGATAAAGAATTGATTGGAAAGCGGGTCGTCGGAGAGATCAATGCCGCCTGTCGCACTTGTGAAACCTGTGCCAACGGCCATCCCACGCATTGCCCTCATCGCACCACATTAGGCATCCAGGGTCGGGATGGGGCCTTTGCGGATTATCTTACTCTGCCAGTTGAAAATCTTTTTGTCGTGCCTGACTCCATTTCCGATGATCAGGCCGTCTTTATTGAACCCTTAGCCGCCGCCTGTGAAATTCCCCAATTAATCTCGATCAAGCCAACAGATCGGGTGGTCGTCATCGGAGATGGCAAGTTGGGAATACTGTGCGCACAAATTCTTGGGCTTTCAGGATGTGCCGTGACCCTATTGGGCCGTCATTCGGACCAGGACACCTGGCTCACCCACATGGGCATCAAGGTGACCTCGCACCCGGCTGATATTTCTCCAGGCGCAGATATCATTGTGGAAGCCACCGGAAGCCCAGGAGGGTTTTCCACGGCCATGCAACTAATTCGACCCAGAGGTACACTTGTGCTCAAATCCACGTATCATGGAAACCTGTCTTTAAATATGGCGGCTTTGGTCATTCAGGAAATATCCTTAATTGGATCTCGTTGCGGCCCTTTCCCTCCGGCCATCCGCCTATTAGAATCGAACTACATCCGGGTCGACCCCCTTATCCATGCTCGCTATGCACTGCTGGATGGCGTTCGGGCCATGGAAAAAGCCTCACAGAGTGGGGTTCGCAAAGTGATACTCCATATGACGTAATATAGACTGTTTCAAATACCGTTTGAGCAACACTCCCCCCTTGCTTGATCGTTACCCCAAGCCCTTGGCTAACGTCCAAAATCAGTTCGTTTAAGCGGTGAATTGGCATTTTCGTAGCGGATTAGTCTTTATATTTCTGAAAGGCTAAATGTACCCTCACGTGACGTGGAGGGATCATCCCCTCCACGTTACGCCTTACGACATATGGCAGAAAGCGCCTTTTCTCGGCTCAAAATCGACTCGTTTTAAGCCCAGACATTCGACACAATCCTCTTTACTGAAATTTAAAACAAATACTTCAGCATTCGGTTGTCTGCCGTCTGTTACTTACTTCCGCACATTAGGAGAACACACGGCGTCGACAGGTGCGTTTCCTACATTTTGTTGATTTATACCCAAGAACGATCCAAGAGGTGATAAACCTAATGGGCTTCGTCCCCCTGATCCAACAGCCGGAATCTCGATTACGTCGCCATTTCTCCGACCATTATCGGCAATAGTTAAACTGGGATGATCAAACGGTTTCTGTTCATAGACAACCGTTTCATCGTTAAGGGAAACTAAAAATCTCACGAGTTGCCGTTTTTCTGGATCGGTTAATTCCAAGGATTGAATATCCGGATCAAGATCACGCAAGTTGGGTTGGCAAAAATTTCCTCCATTATCATAGAACTCCACGACTTGCTTGAGCGTGGCTGCCGCACCATTATGAAAGTAAGGCCCAGTCAAATCAACCATTCGCAGTCCCGGAGTTTTAAACGCCCCATCAACCGCGACTCTTTGGAAGGATGGGAGCAGGGGTTCTCTAAAATCACAGATTCCATTCCGGTTTCGAGTCTCGCATACACTTTCTCCGTCCTCGCTGACAGCTGGAATTCTATCGCCCCCAAGAATACGAAAAGGAATTTTCATAATACCCTGCTCCTGAAATAATCGTTGACGGGAAGAGGACAAGGGAGTTCCCAACGGACCTTTGCCACCCCGACTGATATCTTGGAACGTCGGTGTGACGCCAATGTTGTAAAACCCGTTGTCATAGATGGCATGTTTATTGTCACCCATGATCATGGGTTCGATCAGGTTATTTGGCAGACCATTATTCTTTGCCTGCGCATTGCGCACGGAGGCATTGGTGAATTCAGGTCCACCGTGGCAATTTATGCATCGCCCTTTATCAACAAATACATTCAGGCCGCGAAGCTCCGGCTCCCCGAACCCTTCATTGAATGTTCCCGTGCGCATCCAACGATCGAACCACGTGTCGTCAGAAATCAATGTTTGTTCATAGGCCTGGATAGCCAAAGGAAGAAACAGTGAAGCATTCGCCTCGATGAGTCTGAACCGCTGACTTCGAGGTTCCCTCGTAAGTGGTTCTTCATTCTCCGTGTCAGGTGTCACTTCATTGACCCCTTCCTCATCTTCCGTTTCCCTTCCGACAGCAGGCACCCCAGCTGGAGCGAGCCGGACCAAGGGGCGAGCCGGCTGAATGATTTGAACGTCGGCGTCGGTATAGATCACTCTGAATCCGGGAGCACGCCAGAATTTCTCCTTAAATGCTTCTCGAATTAGATCCTGGTAGGTTTTGCGGACTCCAGGGTTGGGAAAGTTGGAGATATCTGAGAGCACGCTATCGTCAAGAGCCACAACCTGCTGTCCCAAAGGAACCAGGAACTCACCATTCCGTTTCCGGAATAACCTTTTCCCCACCTCAGGCCAACTACGTGCGTTCTCCATTTCGGGCACTCCACACGACATCTCAAAATCTGATAATGGTGGACCGGCCGCCTGACTAGCCAAGCTGGAGAACGGAATATCTATTCGTTTTTTGATAATGCCCCTACCGTTAAATTCCAAGATCCTGGCTGAGGGATCCTGCACCCCAAACGGATTATTCCCATTAAAGAATGAATTGGCGCGACCATCCCAAAACGAGAAAAAAGACGTGAGGAAGGCATTCACCACCGTTGGGGTATGCCTTGGTTCGACTCGCCTCACCTTTCCACCATTGCCAGCCTGGAATACCGGATCATCGAAGTCCCTGCATTGATCATGGGGATTGGCAGGTATTGCCCGCCGAAATTCCGAGCGGAGCACACCTTGGGAGGAAGCCACATCATTGCTATTAGCCGGATTCGTCACGTCATTGAGAACTCGAACGAACGGAAAGTCAGAAAATCTCAAGGTCTGATTAGGTTGCCGGGTTTGAAATGTGGTGTCGGGATCACCTGCAGCATTGTGAAAACCAATTATTTCGCCCTCATTCATATCCCGAACTCTCGTAAGGTTCGGATTAACGGCATTGCGACTCCGAGAATCCGCTCCAGCATGGAAATGGCAACTGGCACAAGCTTGACCGGGCTCTCCGGCTCTTCCCCCGGATCCAAATTGTTGATCCCAGAAGGCGATTTTGCCAAGTTGCAACAGGGCTTTTCGGGCGGCAGAACCTGGATTCAAAAACTCATTCAAGTTTGGTCCGCGAATATCCCTTTTAGCTTTTCTTAAATCTTCCAAACCATGGGTCCGAGCATCACTAGGATTGTCAATTGGTAAGATGGGCACCAGTTCCTTGGCATGAACACTGGAAACCAGCCCCAACATACACGATATAATAAATATTTGTAGGCTCGACATATTATCTCCTTAGACAAAGTCGATCCTGACCATAGGCCTATAACCGTGGACATCGCACAGTCATCCTGTCTGTGGTTAATCCCCTGGCGCAGTACCGAGTCCATCCTATATTCCAAAAATTATTTTCTAGTCTCATCAGATTTTCTATTTGAATAAATGTATATATGATGAAAAAATGAATCTGATGAGTAGTGAATGACATTACCTGGCTCTACAGGGTGATCCAAATTGGGGGGGGGCGGTTTTTGGGAAAATGCCGATGGGAAAAGCTCCAGCCTATAAAGCTGGCTGCATCTGAAGAAATACAATAATGGTAGGTTGAAGGAGGGGGATCCGGCACACCACACTCTTTTTTAGTGTTTCATATTTTCTCTTTCATTGCGAAAACGATGATAGTGGAACTTCACAATAACTACAAGACTTTTCTTAGTGGTTGCTCAATAGCAGAGAAGGATTTGATCGAGGGCATCAACACGGATGGTCCTACCTCTCGAATGGTTTGAGATTCAGTGGCAGGCGATTGTGTGGGGATACCTCCCGCAAACAGGTTGAATCGGATCTTAGTGTACCAAAAATTTTCTCAGAAAATTTTTCGGACTCAACATTATTAAATACGCCGCAGTGCACCATTAGTATCCTCGTGCATTTAAGAATATTGTGCCCAAAAATACCACACCGTCGAGGCATAAGAACCCTCCGGTTTTTATGTATGCCGGTAATGGATCCTTACACGGTAGGTCTTCACCAGGCCCCTCCTGAAATGATAAACTCCATCGTTTTCCCATATGACTGAAAGCTCTTTCTCTGGATACGTGGATTAATACAATGGCATTTGTCTGAAACCCCATTAAGCTGGTATAAAGACACCCTGATTCAGGTCTCTTGTAAACCAATGACTCACTTCAATGCAGCATGGGTAAAGAGCATAGGTGGTCGGGAAACTCTGCTATCGAAGTATGGGCCGGGAAACTGAAAAAAGAAAAGGTGACCGCAGATTGGTGGACACGTTTTGGCAGAACCATCGCACCAATAGCTTAAGCTGGCGTAGCTCAATCGGTAGAGCAGCGGTTTTGTAAACCGCAGGTCGGAGGTTCGATTCCTCTCGCCAGCTCCATACAACACCTGGAAATGCGCAGTTTCGGCAGAACCCAAACCTAAAACTCTCAAGAAAGCCCTCACGGACGGTTTTTATCAATTCAATTCGTCCTCTCCAACCCTTCCAGCCGTCTTCACCCCGAATTTATTTTTTTAAAGCATTCTCGTACACAGGAATCATCTCTCACATAATGGGTTTTGAACGTCATGATACAAGGCCTATTTATCCTTCACAAATTTACGTATTCATCCGATTGTCCAAATTCACCCCACCAGCCCTTCTGACATTCTTCTTGAATTTTTACATTCAGAAAAATTGCTTTTGTTCAGGGAGTTATCTGTTAAAATAACTTGACATGACGATAGGTGGGTCTCGCAAGCAAATGTTAAAGGACTCATTCCGTCATGATGGGAGAAAGGCCCTATCCTTTAACAGGACGAACAGTCACAGAATAATGAGGAATATTCACAATAGGCTACCCATCTCTCATTGCATGTGTATGCTCAGATCGCGCACCCAATGAACGACGATAAGCAAACAACCCTGCCCGCGGAAAAATCTTCCACCACACCCTTGGCTGATCACACAAAGTCTGAAAGCCTCAGACGACAATCGGTCCCTGGCAAGCCATCCTCTAAGACGCGAACACCCAGCCTGATTTCGGCGGAAACTTCACATGCAGAAACCGTGTCCATGCTGAAAAAACAGTATCAACTTGCACAGCGACAGAAACGATGGATAAAACGAGCAGGGCTCATGGGGGTCATTATTATTCTATTGGGTGGGTTTGGCACTTGGTTGGCAGGGGAGAATAAGGCTTTTAAAATGGCCATCCTAAGAGTCGTCGCTCCGGTAGTGAGCATCCATCTGGATCCCGAAATGGTTTCAATACCTGCCGGGACATTTCAACAGGGAGATAGCTGGGAAGAGAGTACGTCAAGCGAACTCCCGTTACGAGAGGTCCACATCAAAAAATTTGCTCTGGGGCGATTTGAGGTCACCTTCGAAGAATATGACCGGTTCGCCATATCGACGGGTCGGCCGCTTCCGGGAGATGAGGGATGGGGACGCGAAAAGCATCCGGTCATCAATGTCTCCTGGAAAGATGCCGTGGACTATGCAAGGTGGTTATCCCAGGAAACCGGTCATCGCTATCGACTTCCCACAGAGTCTGAGTGGGAATATGCAGCCAGAAATATGGGAAAAGGCGAAATTTGGGCGGGAACCTCAGAACAGGAACAGCTTTCGGCATATGCCTGGTTCAACACAAACAGCAATGGAAGAACTCAACCGGTTGGAACCCAACAACCCAACGGCCTCGGCCTTCATGACCTGAGCGGGAATGTTTGGGAGTGGGTCCAGGATTGCTGGCACGACGATTATCAGCATGCCCCGACAAATGGGTCGGCTTGGCTAGAGGCGAATGACGGAATGTGCGGCACACGGGTGAGGCGAGGTGGTGGCTGGACTAACGCTCCAATGTCTTTGCGTTCTTCGTTTCGTAATGGGTACAGCGCCGACTCGCGGAGCATCCAAATTGGATTTCGCCTCGCGCAGGACGTCACGTAGTATAGCCACCTTCCAATTGCCTTTTCCCTCTGTCCTCTTCCTTTTTCCCATAACATGCCTCAAAAGGACAGCAGCAGCAAAGTGTGGCGATTTAATTCTTTAGAACGTTGCTCCAACGCCTAACGTCCAGACCGCATCCGGACGGAGCCCTTCATTTTTATTGAGCGGAAGCTGGACGGCTGCCTGAACCAGAGTGTTGGGAAGTGGGGCCCATTTTAGGCCGGGAGCCAAATCGACGATGTCCTTTCCACTGTTATCCTTATCGTCCAATTCGTGACGGCCCAGGAGGTCGAGAGAGAAAGCAAAGACCGGAATAGGGGCAATATCAAATCCTGCTACATAGGTAAAAAGATTTAGTTCTGATTTGTTGTTGACGAGCACGAAGCCCGTATTCACATGAGGACCAATCATGCCGATCGGGGATGAGTAATATTTAGAAGCCACAGCCAATCCCTCAAATCTGAATTCTCCAACTCCCATGAAGTTATCCTCGTTTCCCGTGGGAAAAGAAACGCCTCCGCGTACTCCCAAATCAGGTAAAATCTCATGATTTTTCAGAAAGTTATATTTGGTTCGAAGAAGAACGTCTCCGATCCCGGTTTTATCCGCAGAAGAACTGTCTCTTGAAGGGTCCCCCGTACCGGGTGCCGTCCCATCGATCACGTATATACCACTGCAATTACCCCCTTGCGTACAAGGGACCCCGTTTGCATCAAGCATGGTCGCCTTCGCCTTTGCCTTGATCTTGTTATTAATGAGAGGAACAAGAAGATTGATGTCCCAATTATCCGTGATGCCATATGTGCCGAAAAATCCCACAAAATTGGTAATCACTTTGACATCCAGGTTAATTTGTAATAGCTCATCTAACCCTGGGGAACCCGCCGGAGTTCCCGGCCCGGCGGTGGGAGAGACATCTTCACTGAGAGAAGACAGCTTTTGGCCATTATATTTTTTGTAATTGGCGTTAGACCAAA
This region includes:
- a CDS encoding MDR/zinc-dependent alcohol dehydrogenase-like family protein yields the protein MRGLVLHQKLHLQTDLPLPPRPHGEARIRVIQAGICSTDIQLLKGYMAFQGVLGHEFVGIVDEAPDKELIGKRVVGEINAACRTCETCANGHPTHCPHRTTLGIQGRDGAFADYLTLPVENLFVVPDSISDDQAVFIEPLAAACEIPQLISIKPTDRVVVIGDGKLGILCAQILGLSGCAVTLLGRHSDQDTWLTHMGIKVTSHPADISPGADIIVEATGSPGGFSTAMQLIRPRGTLVLKSTYHGNLSLNMAALVIQEISLIGSRCGPFPPAIRLLESNYIRVDPLIHARYALLDGVRAMEKASQSGVRKVILHMT
- a CDS encoding cytochrome-c peroxidase, whose product is MSSLQIFIISCMLGLVSSVHAKELVPILPIDNPSDARTHGLEDLRKAKRDIRGPNLNEFLNPGSAARKALLQLGKIAFWDQQFGSGGRAGEPGQACASCHFHAGADSRSRNAVNPNLTRVRDMNEGEIIGFHNAAGDPDTTFQTRQPNQTLRFSDFPFVRVLNDVTNPANSNDVASSQGVLRSEFRRAIPANPHDQCRDFDDPVFQAGNGGKVRRVEPRHTPTVVNAFLTSFFSFWDGRANSFFNGNNPFGVQDPSARILEFNGRGIIKKRIDIPFSSLASQAAGPPLSDFEMSCGVPEMENARSWPEVGKRLFRKRNGEFLVPLGQQVVALDDSVLSDISNFPNPGVRKTYQDLIREAFKEKFWRAPGFRVIYTDADVQIIQPARPLVRLAPAGVPAVGRETEDEEGVNEVTPDTENEEPLTREPRSQRFRLIEANASLFLPLAIQAYEQTLISDDTWFDRWMRTGTFNEGFGEPELRGLNVFVDKGRCINCHGGPEFTNASVRNAQAKNNGLPNNLIEPMIMGDNKHAIYDNGFYNIGVTPTFQDISRGGKGPLGTPLSSSRQRLFQEQGIMKIPFRILGGDRIPAVSEDGESVCETRNRNGICDFREPLLPSFQRVAVDGAFKTPGLRMVDLTGPYFHNGAAATLKQVVEFYDNGGNFCQPNLRDLDPDIQSLELTDPEKRQLVRFLVSLNDETVVYEQKPFDHPSLTIADNGRRNGDVIEIPAVGSGGRSPLGLSPLGSFLGINQQNVGNAPVDAVCSPNVRK
- a CDS encoding formylglycine-generating enzyme family protein, yielding MLKKQYQLAQRQKRWIKRAGLMGVIIILLGGFGTWLAGENKAFKMAILRVVAPVVSIHLDPEMVSIPAGTFQQGDSWEESTSSELPLREVHIKKFALGRFEVTFEEYDRFAISTGRPLPGDEGWGREKHPVINVSWKDAVDYARWLSQETGHRYRLPTESEWEYAARNMGKGEIWAGTSEQEQLSAYAWFNTNSNGRTQPVGTQQPNGLGLHDLSGNVWEWVQDCWHDDYQHAPTNGSAWLEANDGMCGTRVRRGGGWTNAPMSLRSSFRNGYSADSRSIQIGFRLAQDVT
- a CDS encoding transporter, whose translation is MTYWLMQNLVCRRIQRLACFLVLALLVSSQSVTQAKDLKNVIPDLYGGNGFQTDPRFAGNRSNDFGNAVFNSFNELTNGIGAQTGQFAVNSTVAAYRFDVERGVPVEVTKSLGPLFAERADTLGKGRFDFQVVWSNANYKKYNGQKLSSLSEDVSPTAGPGTPAGSPGLDELLQINLDVKVITNFVGFFGTYGITDNWDINLLVPLINNKIKAKAKATMLDANGVPCTQGGNCSGIYVIDGTAPGTGDPSRDSSSADKTGIGDVLLRTKYNFLKNHEILPDLGVRGGVSFPTGNEDNFMGVGEFRFEGLAVASKYYSSPIGMIGPHVNTGFVLVNNKSELNLFTYVAGFDIAPIPVFAFSLDLLGRHELDDKDNSGKDIVDLAPGLKWAPLPNTLVQAAVQLPLNKNEGLRPDAVWTLGVGATF